One Salmo trutta chromosome 12, fSalTru1.1, whole genome shotgun sequence genomic region harbors:
- the LOC115202773 gene encoding uncharacterized protein LOC115202773, with amino-acid sequence MSVAGIHRGFLRKYGGFMFKQWKERYLILTADGCVLVSRDAVSPPDQMVALQGGCEAIVEGREILDLPKLPSGGSRDCCFALILPQEKFLLLLADNAEDCSQWVNMLRKVRESVSSPMSSCRRHNASTRCITDRDPLPDPISDKDPPTPPLSDMEILSPGPRYPGPRSSGPRSPGPRSPGPRSPVLISVGPNSPGPTTGDNQQKENGQKTPHMKRDKGTSRSVGCLRHGTSHDAQAVRAVYLLMGGAAASSAMGYLGACSPANPDVRPPDLPPTTDFSNLGSAGAYHSCNQTVVDSPHFHSFDFEGADSDFDAFDCGGFSF; translated from the exons ATGAGTGTTGCAGGGATTCACCGTGGATTTCTCAGGAAGTATG GTGGCTTTATGTTCAAACAATGGAAGGAGAGGTACCTCATATTGACAGCTGACGGCTGTGTGTTGGTGAGTCGCGATGCAGTGTCCCCTCCTGACCAGATGGTGGCATTGCAGGGGGGCTGTGAGGCCATCGTGGAGGGCAGGGAGATCCTGGACCTGCCCAAGCTGCCCTCTGGAGGAAGCAGGGACTGCTGCTTTGCTCTGATCCTGCCTCAGGAGAAGTTCCTGCTGCTACTGGCTGACAACGCAGAAGACTGCAG TCAATGGGTCAACATGCTGAGGAAAGTGCGAGAG AGTGTATCGTCACCAATGTCCTCCTGTAGACGCCATAATGCTTCGACACGATGCATCACTGACAGAGACCCGCTTCCAGACCCCATTTCTGACAAAGATCCCCCAACTCCACCGCTCAGTGATATGGAGATCTTATCTCCTGGGCCAAGATACCCTGGGCCAAGATCTTCTGGGCCAAGATCTCCTGGGCCGAGATCTCCTGGGCCAAGATCTCCAGTCTTAATCTCTGTTGGGCCAAATTCTCCTGGGCCAACCACAGGCGACAATCAACAAAAGGAAAATG GCCAGAAAACTCCCCACATGAAGAGGGACAAAGGGACTAGTCGTTCAGTGGGCTGTCTGCGCCATGGCACCAGCCATGATGCCCAGGCAGTGAGGGCTGTGTATCTGCTGATGGGAGGGGCCGCTGCTTCCTCTGCCATGGGTTACCTGGGTGCATGCTCTCCTGCTAATCCTGACGTAAGGCCTCCTGACCTGCCGCCCACCACAGACTTCTCTAACCTGGGCTCAGCAGGGGCATACCACTCCTGCAACCAGACTGTTGTTGACTCTCCTCACTTCCACAGCTTTGACTTTGAGGGGGCAGACTCAGACTTTGATGCCTTTGACTGTGGGGGATTTTCATTCTAG
- the LOC115202631 gene encoding tyrosine-protein kinase receptor UFO, translating to YLRAILFFKSKPNEDERRRRVCAVICSSVDGYSYNARRPVPAFQFLKSPANVTLSLGKPVQVVCSLQGDGGGEEPPDVVWLRDGQSLDYADTNQVQVPVTEGGWLTISELRIDHVKLSDIGRYCCMATVGRKDLMSQEGHIQLEGIPHFSVKPHDVTVVATASLSLQCLAHGPPEPVRIIWLQNGGPLNTLQDPVSHSPYTLNITGLNHTSSFSCEAHNSKGVATSASGAVTVVPSQAQKVQVVEVTNSSLHISWEPGFGGVYPVSVCSIQAALSGPDLNSLRNLLIHNQNVNVPPAQHLIPELKPYTFYDVRVACRSSQGASPWVQYRLLPPPTLTSLERVQYRLLPPPTLTSLERVQYRLLPPPTLTSPERVQYRLLPPPTAHADIPGEGPVQDPTTAHADIPGEGPVQAPTTAHAMTHNVVHIIPFCVYLTVPEAAPDNVSGLFNGTDVIASWSKPPGRLNGQILGYRVEYLTANMSQAVMESVQSSELAIPLSSLLDSVSLSVSACTVAGCGPWSPVQSFKQKQPDVSLHQTFSWHWWKAFYPMRNAGGDFVVRYSAGHTYNRQSNEATLNSLVISDELKQKLQDVMVDSHKLTLGKTLGEGEFGSVLEGLLVHQQTVLKVAVKTLKISICTRTEMEDFLGEAACMKEFDHPNVMRLLRVCLQAAERGGYPSPVVILPYMKHGDLHSFLLYSRLGDNPLSLPSQMLVKFMTDIARGMEYLSNKRFIHRDLAARNCMLNENMTVCVADFGLSKKIYNGDYYRQGRISKMPVKWIAIESLADRVYTTKSDVWSFGVTTWEIATRGQTPYPGVENSEMYDYLRQGNRLKQLPGCLDIIYFLMFSCWLLSPKDRPGFPSLRCDLEKALEEMPEQEEADDLLYVNMEEPSGSLLGAIGGWEPFGQPHPSYWKNIGNLETIQNNLNVSMYSPQHEAQPYLNDRVDSPQHKAQPYLDDSVDSPQHKAQPYLDDSVDSPQHKAQPYLDDSVDSPQHKAQPYIDVSMDSPQHKAQPYIDDSVDSPQHKAQPYIDDSVDSPQHKAQPYLDDSVDSPQHKAQPYLDDSVDSPQHKAQPYIDVSMDSPQHKAQPYIDDSVDSPQHKAQPYLDDSVDSPQHKAQPYIDVSMDSPQHKAQPYIDDSVDSPQHKAQPYLDDSVDSPQHKAQPYIDDRVDSPQHKAQPYIDVSVDSPQHKAQPYLDDSVDSPQHKAQPYIDDSVDSPQHKAQPYLDDSVDSPQHKAQPYLDVSMDSPQHKAQPYLDDSVDSPQHKAQPYLDVSMDSPQHKAQPYIDDSVDSPQHKAQPYIDDSVDSPQHKAQPYIDDSVDSPQHKAQPYLDDSVDSPQHKAQPYIDDSVDSPQHKA from the exons TATCTGAGAGCGATCTTATTCTTCAAGAGCAAACCTAACGAGGATGAACGGCGGCGGAGGGTGTGTGCCGTTATTTGTTCTTCTGTTGATGGATATAGCTACAATGCTAGGCGTCCTGTGCCAG CGTTTCAGTTTTTGAAGAGCCCGGCCAACGTAACCTTATCCCTGGGTAAGCCGGTACAGGTGGTCTGTTCTCTCCAGGGAGATGGGGGTGGAGAGGAGCCTCCGGATGTGGTGTGGTTGAGGGACGGTCAATCCCTGGATTACGCTGACACCAATCAAGTGCAAGTGCCTGTCACTGAAGGAGGTTGGCTGACCATCAGTGAACTCAG aattGATCATGTGAAGCTGTCAGACATTGGGAGATACTGTTGTATGGCAACAGTGGGGAGGAAGGACTTAATGTCTCAGGAGGGGCACATTCAGCTGGAGG GAATCCCACATTTCTCAGTGAAGCCTCATGACGTGACAGTGGTGGCCACTGCTAGCCTCAGCCTGCAGTGCTTGGCCCATGGGCCTCCAGAACCTGTCAGGATCATCTGGCTGCAGAACGGAGGACCACTCAACACGCTACAGGACCCGGTGTCCCATTCTCCCTATACTCTCAATATCACAG GCCTCAACCATACCAGCAGCTTCTCCTGTGAAGCACATAACAGTAAAGGTGTGGCTACCTCAGCCTCTGGAGCTGTGACAG TGGTTCCCTCCCAGGCACAGAAAGTCCAAGTTGTAGAGGTCACCAACTCTTCCCTACACATCTCCTGGGAGCCTGGCTTTGGAGGGGTAtatcctgtctctgtgtgttctatACAG GCAGCTCTGTCTGGTCCTGACCTCAACTCGTTGCGTAATCTCCTGATCCATAATCAGAATGTCAATGTACCACCTGCTCAACACCTGATCCCTGAACTCAAGCCCTACACCTTCTATGACGTGAGGGTGGCTTGCCGGAGTAGTCAAGGTGCTTCCCCGTG GGTCCAGTACAGGCTCCTACCACCGCCCACGCTGACATCCCTGGAGAGGGTCCAGTACAGGCTCCTACCACCGCCCACGCTGACATCCCTGGAGAGGGTCCAGTACAGGCTCCTACCACCGCCCACGCTGACATCCCCGGAGAGGGTCCAGTACAGGCTCCTACCACCGCCCACCGCCCACGCTGACATCCCCGGAGAGGGTCCAGTACAGGATCCTACCACCGCCCACGCTGACATACCCGGAGAGGGTCCAGTACAGGCTCCTACCACTGCCCACGCTATGACTCACAAC GTTGTACACATTATTCCTTTTTGTGTGTATCTGACAGTGCCAGAGGCAGCACCAGACAACGTGAGTGGACTGTTTAATGGAACAGATGTAATTGCCAGCTGGTCCAAGCCACCAGGCAGATTAAATGGCCAAATACTGGGCTACAGAGTGGAATACCTCACTGCTAACATgtcccag GCTGTTATGGAGTCAGTTCAGTCCTCTGAGCTAGCTATCCCTCTCTCCAGCCTCCTGGACAGTGTGTCCCTGAGTGTGAGTGCCTGTACTGTTGCAGGTTGCGGCCCCTGGAGCCCAGTCCAATCCTTCAAACAGAAACAGCCTG ATGTGTCCCTCCATCAGACATTCTCCTGGCATTGGTG GAAGGCCTTTTACCCAATGAGGAACGCTGGTGGGGATTTTGTGGTGAGATACAGTGCAGGACACACCTACAATCGGCAGTCAAATGAAGCCACAT TGAACAGCCTGGTGATTAGTGATGAATTGAAGCAGAAGTTGCAGGACGTGATGGTGGACAGTCACAAGCTGACCCTGGGCAAGACCCTTGGAGAGG GGGAGTTTGGCTCTGTCCTGGAAGGGCTTCTGGTGCACCAACAGACTGTCCTCAAAGTAGCTGTGAAGACCTTGAAGA TTTCCATCTGCACTCGCACTGAGATGGAGGACTTCCTCGGGGAGGCTGCTTGTATGAAGGAGTTTGACCACCCCAACGTCATGAGACTCCTTA GGGTGTGTCTgcaggcagcagagagaggaggcTACCCCTCCCCCGTAGTCATCTTGCCCTATATGAAGCATGGGGACCTGCACAGTTTCCTGCTCTACTCTAGACTTGGGGACAATCCATTG TCCCTGCCTTCTCAGATGCTGGTGAAGTTCATGACAGACATCGCACGGGGAATGGAATACCTGAGCAACAAGAGGTTCATCCATAGAGACCTGGCAGCGCGAAACTGCAT GCTGAATGAGAATATGACTGTCTGTGTGGCTGATTTTGGCCTTTCCAAGAAGATCTATAACGGGGACTACTATAGACAAGGACGCATTTCAAAGATGCCAGTGAAATGGATCGCCATCGAGAGCCTGGCAGACAGAGTTTACACCACCAAGAGTGATGTG tGGTCGTTTGGAGTGACTACGTGGGAGATAGCCACTCGGGGGCAGACGCCCTACCCTGGAGTGGAAAACAGTGAGATGTACGACTACCTTAGACAGGGAAACCGCCTCAAACAGCTCCCTGGCTGCCTGGACATCAT CTACTTCCTGATGTTCTCCTGCTGGCTGCTGAGTCCTAAGGACCGCCCAGGGTTCCCCTCTCTGCGCTGTGACCTGGAGAAAGCCCTGGAGGAGATGCCTGAGCAGGAGGAGGCAGATGACCTGCTCTATGTCAACATGGAAGAGCCCTCAGGCTCTCTGTTAGGGGCCATTGGGGGCTGGGAGCCCTTTGGACAGCCTCACCCGTCCTACTGGAAGAACATAGGCAATCTGGAAACAATCCAGAACAATCTCAATGTCTCTATGTACAGCCCTCAGCACGAGGCCCAACCCTATCTCAATGACCGTGTGGACAGCCCTCAGCACAAGGCCCAGCCCTATCTCGATGACTCTGTGGACAGCCCTCAGCACAAGGCCCAGCCCTATCTCGATGACTCTGTGGACAGCCCTCAGCACAAGGCCCAGCCCTATCTCGATGACTCTGTGGACAGCCCTCAGCACAAGGCCCAGCCCTATATCGATGTCTCTATGGACAGCCCTCAGCACAAGGCCCAGCCCTATATCGATGACTCTGTGGACAGCCCTCAGCACAAGGCCCAGCCCTATATCGATGACTCTGTGGACAGCCCTCAGCACAAGGCCCAGCCCTATCTCGATGACTCTGTGGACAGCCCTCAGCACAAGGCCCAGCCCTATCTCGATGACTCTGTGGACAGCCCTCAGCACAAGGCCCAGCCCTATATCGATGTCTCTATGGACAGCCCTCAGCACAAGGCCCAGCCCTATATCGATGACTCTGTGGACAGCCCTCAGCACAAGGCCCAGCCCTATCTCGATGACTCTGTGGACAGCCCTCAGCACAAGGCCCAGCCCTATATCGATGTCTCTATGGACAGCCCTCAGCACAAGGCCCAGCCCTATATCGATGACTCTGTGGACAGCCCTCAGCACAAGGCCCAGCCCTATCTCGATGACTCTGTGGACAGCCCTCAGCACAAGGCCCAGCCCTATATCGATGACCGTGTGGACAGCCCTCAGCACAAGGCCCAGCCCTATATCGATGTCTCTGTGGACAGCCCTCAGCACAAGGCCCAGCCCTATCTCGATGACTCTGTGGACAGCCCTCAGCACAAGGCCCAGCCCTATATCGATGACTCTGTGGACAGCCCTCAGCACAAGGCCCAGCCCTATCTCGATGACTCTGTGGACAGCCCTCAGCACAAGGCCCAGCCCTATCTCGATGTCTCTATGGACAGCCCTCAGCACAAGGCCCAGCCCTATCTCGATGACTCTGTGGACAGCCCTCAGCACAAGGCCCAGCCCTATCTCGATGTCTCTATGGACAGCCCTCAGCACAAGGCCCAGCCCTATATCGATGACTCTGTGGACAGCCCTCAGCACAAGGCCCAGCCCTATATCGATGACTCTGTGGACAGCCCTCAGCACAAGGCCCAGCCCTATATCGATGACTCTGTGGACAGCCCTCAGCACAAGGCCCAGCCCTATCTCGATGACTCTGTGGACAGCCCTCAGCACAAGGCCCAGCCCTATATCGATGACTCTGTGGACAGCCCTCAGCACAAGGCCTAG